The region AATCTTCCGGGTACGTGACCTTGAAGTTGCGCAGGCTGCCCTGCACGACGCGCGGCGTATGGCCCGCCCACTCGATCGCGCTGGCCTCGTCGGTCAGGTCGTGCCCTTCCCGCTGCGCGCGCAGGATCGCGTCGCGCAGCATGCCGATGCGGAACATCTGCGGTGTCTGCGCCTGCCACAGCGCGTCGCGCGATTCGGTGCGCGCGATCGCGTCACCGCCGGCCGGCACGCGCTTGAGCGTATCGGCGACCGGCAGTGCGACGATTCCGCCCACCGGATCGTCCTTCAGCGTCGCGACCAGCGTGCGGATCAGCTCGGGCGTGATGCCGGGCCGGGCGGCGTCGTGCACGAGCACCCAGTCCTGGTCGGTCGCGCCGAATTCGGCCAGCTCGAGCAGCCCGTTGAGCACCGATGCCTGGCGCGAGCCGCCGCCGCAGCGGCGCACCGCGAAGCGCAGGCCCGCGAAGCGGCGCGCATCGAAGTGCGTGTCGTCGGGCGCGAGGACGACGAGCGTCTGCGCGAATTCGCTGCACGCGTCGAACGCGGCGAGCGTGTAATGCAGAAGCGCGCGACCGGCCAGCGTGCGATATTGCTTCGGCACGGCCGAACCGGAGCGGCTGCCCGTGCCGGCGCAGGGAATCAGGGCGAAAAGTCGGGGAGTCACGAAAGAAAACGCCGGAAAGGTGAAATCGAGAAGCGGATTTTATAATAGGTCTTTCGTCTCGACCGGCGCGCCGTGCCGCGCCCGTGCCCGCCACCCTGCCGTCCCTATGCCAGACAACGCTTCCATCCCGTTCGCCTCGCCCGTCGCCCGCGTCAAACCGGGCCAGCGGTTCGCCTTCGACGGCGCGCACGGCTCCGCCGACGCGCTCGCCATCGCCCGCTATCTCGCCGACAACCGCGACGCGGTCCCGCTTCTCGCGGTGATCTGCGCGAACGCGGTCGACGCGCAGCGGCTGTCGCAGGAAATCCGCTACTTCTCGCCGGACGCGCGCGTGCGCCTGCTGCCGGACTGGGAGACGCTGCCGTACGACACGTTCTCGCCGCACCAGGATCTCGTGTCCGAGCGTCTCGCGACGCTGCACGACCTCGGCGAGGGCCGCTGCGACATTCTGCTCGTGCCCGCGACAACCGCGCTGTACCGGATGCCGCCCGCGTCGTTCATGGCCGCGTACACGTTCGCGTTCGCGCAAGGCGAACGGCTCGACGAAGCGAAGCTGAAGGCGCAGCTCACGCTCGCCGGCTACGAGCACGTGAGCCAGGTCGTGCGGCCCGGCGAATACTGCGTGCGCGGGTCGCTGATCGACCTGTATCCGATGGGCTCGCCGCTGCCGTACCGGATCGACCTGTTCGA is a window of Burkholderia latens DNA encoding:
- the ispD gene encoding 2-C-methyl-D-erythritol 4-phosphate cytidylyltransferase translates to MTPRLFALIPCAGTGSRSGSAVPKQYRTLAGRALLHYTLAAFDACSEFAQTLVVLAPDDTHFDARRFAGLRFAVRRCGGGSRQASVLNGLLELAEFGATDQDWVLVHDAARPGITPELIRTLVATLKDDPVGGIVALPVADTLKRVPAGGDAIARTESRDALWQAQTPQMFRIGMLRDAILRAQREGHDLTDEASAIEWAGHTPRVVQGSLRNFKVTYPEDFALAEAILARPANAS